The DNA window TCGGCCGCCATCCGCGGCCGCGTGATCCGGACCAGACTCATCGACAAGGGGTGTCCGGAGGACGACCTGACCGCGGCCCACGTCGCGGAGGTCGACCGACTGATCACCGATTGGCATGGGCAGGGGCCGCTGACCCTGCCTGGAGCCGTCACCGCCACTCGTGGATGTGGGAAGCTCCTGGTGTACACCGACTCCGGCGAACCGCACTGACCAGGAACGGGAGCAGTCCATGGATGTGGCGGACATGGGTGAGGACTTGGATCGCGTCCTCATAGACGCCGAAGCCCTGTCGAGCAGGATCGCTGAGCTTGGGCAGCAGATCGGCCGCGACTACGAGGGCCGGGATCTGCTCATGGTCGGCGTGCTGAAGGGCGCCGTCATGGTGATGGCAGACCTGGCCCGCGCCATTCCGATGTCGGTGGAGATGGACTTCATGGCGGTCGCCGCCTACGGATATGGATCATCGCATTCGGGTGTAGTGCGCATCATCAAGGACCTTGACCGTGACATCGGCGGGCGCGACGTGCTCATCGTCGAGGACATCCTGGACTCTGGGCTCACCTTGTCATGGCTAATGCGGAATCTGCTCAGCCGCCGGCCCGCTTCGCTGGAAGTGTGCGCCCTGGTCCGCAAGCCCGAGGCCCTGGAGGTCACCGTGGATCTGAAGTACGTCGGGTTCGACGTGCCGAACGAGTTCGTCGTCGGGTACGGACTTGATTTCGCGGAGAAGTACCGGAACCTGCGTGTCATCGGCACTCTGGCCCCACACGTCTACAAATGAGCGCCCGCTGCTTCGCCGCTGAGCGGGTCGTGTTGCCCGATGGGCTCGACGAGCCCGGTTGGGTTCTCGTTCAGGGATCCAGGATCGCCGATGCCGGGCGCGGCTCTGCTCCCGCGCCGGTTGACGAGTCCATTCCTGGGCTGCTGCTGCCTGGGTTCGTTGACATCCACGCCCATGGCGGTGGCGGTGCGGAGTTCGAGTCCGCCGATGCGGAGCAAGTAGCGCTCGCGGTGGCCACGCATCGGAGCCACGGCACGACTACATCGTTCGCCAGTCTGGTCTCGGCGCATCCGGACGCCATGCTCAGCCAAGTGGCGGCGCTGGCGGACATGTGCGACGACGACGTCATCGCCGGGATTCACCTTGAGGGGCCGTGGCTGTCGCCGACATACAAAGGTGCCCATGACGTGACCGCTTTGCGGGACCCGTCGCCCGAGGAACTCGAATCGCTGCTGGCCGCGGGCCGGGGCCACGTCAAGATGGTGACCTTCGCTCCCGAACGCGCGGGCGCCCTGGCCACGATCAGGTTCTGTGTCGACAGTGGGGTTGTCGCCGCCGTCGGTCACACCAACGCCACGTATGAAGAAGTTGTCGCGGCCATCTCGGCGGGGGCGACTGTCGCGACGCACCTGTTCAACGCGATGCGGCCGGTGAAGCACCGCGACCCCGGGCCGATCCCCGCGCTGACTGAGGATCCGCGCGTGACGGCGGAACTCATCGCCGACGGTATCCACCTGGTTCCGCCTGCCATCCGGTTCGCGAAGAGAGCCGCGAGCGGGCGGATCGTTCTCGTGACGGACGCTATGGCGGCGGCGGGCGCAGCCGAGGGCGTCTACGACCTTGGCGGTTTGTCGGTGACAGTGACTGACGGGACCGCGCGACTGACCGAATCGGGCGTGATCGCGGGATCGACGCTGACGATGGACTCGGCGTTCCGCCGCATGGTGCTCGAGTGCGACTCCTCGGTGGTCGAGGCTTCAGCCGCGGCCAGCACGACCGGCGCACGGCTGATGGGGTTGGACGATCGCGGGCGGCTGGCCCGCGGGGCCTACGCGGACATGTGCGAACTGGATGGCGATCTCAGGCTTGTGCGGGTTTGGCGGAACGGAGCGCTCATCCGAGGGTGACCGTCCGGCGAAGGCACACACCTGTCTGCGCTCAAGTTGCTTCGATCCGGGGGGGGGGGGGTGGAGCATCGGAGGCCTAGGCAGATGTGGAGGCGATCATGGCCACGGCATTCGCGTTGAACACCAAAGCGCTCGGCGCGAGGCCGAGTCCCCGGCCGAGGTCCAGACGGCTGGGGCGTCTACTGCTGGGTAGCGCGCTTATCGCGGCGCTTGCGGCACCCGGATTCTCTTCCCAGGCGCTAGCTTCCGATTCGACCACAGGAGAACTCGTCGGCACATCTCCGGACATCAACATGTTCCTTGGCACGACCAGGGTTGAGGTCGGTGCCCGCCCCAACGGTTCCTTCGGTTCCGACGTGGACGCGCCCGAGCCCCCCTACTACCCTCGCTCAGACAAGTCAGATCCCATTCTCGGCTTTCGCGGCAATCCAGATGACTGTGATTGGTCGGACCCAGATTGCATCACGCAGGGTGACTTCTTCACACCTGGCACACCGTATGAGAACTGGGCGATCCAGGTTGGCGGGGCCAGCGCGTTGTACAACAACGACAGCGGCACTTCAGTGGCGGGTGAGTTCACATCGGTTTCCCCGAGCACGCCAAGCTCGGTCTGGGAGTCCAGCTCTCCGGTCGACGGAGCCGTCGACGTCCGCTTCGACTACTCGCTCCCGACGAGTTCCTGGCTGGTGGATGCTTCGGTCACCTTGACAAACTCGTCCAGCAGCACCGTCAATGACATCTACTTCAGCCGAGGCGTGGACCCAGACAACTGCAAGGCGGAAACCCGAACCACGCCCCCACCGCCGTTGTGCACCGACAGAGATGGCGTCCTTGTCACCGACACCTACGACACCCTGAACACCGTTGAGGCCAATGGATCGTCCGGCGGAGTGGCGCTGGTTACCGCTACGCAGACCGATGACACGTATCTGGGCCTTCGCCTGGCCTCGCCGACAGCCAAGGCCTACGTGAAGGATGGGGGATTCGCCACGAGCGGCAGCTTGGAGGACATCTACGGTGGCGCCGATCCGGACTACACGAACACTGTCGGACAGCCAGCCACCTACGATGACGTGGCCGTCTACATCGTAGACGTGATTCCCAGCCTCGACCCCGGGGAATCCGAGACGCTCTACTTCCAATACGTCTTGAAGGATGGCGCCCCTCTCCCACCGGGCGCTCCGACCTCGGTGACGGCCACAGCGGGTGACCGGGAGGCGGACGTCTCGTGGACCGCCCCAGGCAGCTCGGGCGGGTCACCGATCACCGGCTACACGGCTACCGCCTCACCAGGCGGAGCGACATGCACAACGAGTGGTGCTACGTCTTGCACCGTCACTGGATTGGACTACGGAACCTCCTATACGTTCACCGTCACAGCCGAGAACGCCGAAGGCACTGGGTCGCCGAGCGAACCCAGTAACAGTGTTACGACAGATAACGGTCCGGCCCTAACTCCCGCTTTCGGTACTCCGACTTCGACCGCAGATGGGTTCACGGTTCAGGTAAGCAACTATGACGGTGACTTCACGTGGGGCGTGTCTGCTTCTTCTGGGTCGGTTTCTATCGACGGCTCGGGTCTGGTGACGGTGACGGGTTTGGATCCGGGCGAGTCGTCCACGGTGACGGTTACGACTGACCGCACCGGCTACGATAGTGGCACAGCTGACGTCGAAGGAACCGCGTCAAGCGCCTCGGGCAAGAAGAAGCAGCGGCCGACCCATGGCTGTGTCATCAACCCCGCGAAGATCCCCGTCAGCGGTACGAGGAAGTTGGCGAAGAGCGGCTGCGAAACCAACGCCGACCAGCCGCCGGGGGTCAAGGTCGTGGCGAAGAAGAGAGGGGTCCAAGCCGCTGACTGGTCGCCGCCTGAGCAGTTCACCAAGCCAGAGCTGTACTGCAAGGTTCGAGGTAAGAAGGCCAAAGCCACCAGCAACGCCGGCTACGGAAAGGGCTTCCGCTACTGCAAGAAGGGCAAGCTCATGATGCGCACATTCGGCGACTGGAAGAAGATCACCATCACCTGGAAGGCGCCAGCCACCGACACGTACACCAAGTACAAGCACACCAGCCGCTACCGGCGGTAGCGAGTCGGCATCTGGACCTTCGCGGTGTCACACTGGGTGACTACGAGTGCCCCACCCGCGGAGGAGTGAAGTGCGCGTTCCCGGAATACCGATCCTTGCTGTCGTCGTGGCCGGGTCACTTTTGGCCAGTCCCGTCGCGGTACAAGCTTCCCCAGCCGTCCAGGCTGACTCGTCCGGCGGGACCGTGTCGCCGAGCTCGTCGCACAGGGATGTGCCCGCCGGCTACGACCTGTACGAGACGGATGGGCAGGACACCTACATCTTTATGCAAGGCGCGTCCGAGATCCCGGCGGGCTACTTCTCTCCTACGTCGTTGCCGTTCAGTGGGAGCGTCAAGTTGTGTGGCGAGCCTTTGGAGACAGTCCCTCATCTTGGTGACGTCGGAGACGCGGACACGG is part of the Candidatus Nanopelagicales bacterium genome and encodes:
- the nagA gene encoding N-acetylglucosamine-6-phosphate deacetylase, translated to MSARCFAAERVVLPDGLDEPGWVLVQGSRIADAGRGSAPAPVDESIPGLLLPGFVDIHAHGGGGAEFESADAEQVALAVATHRSHGTTTSFASLVSAHPDAMLSQVAALADMCDDDVIAGIHLEGPWLSPTYKGAHDVTALRDPSPEELESLLAAGRGHVKMVTFAPERAGALATIRFCVDSGVVAAVGHTNATYEEVVAAISAGATVATHLFNAMRPVKHRDPGPIPALTEDPRVTAELIADGIHLVPPAIRFAKRAASGRIVLVTDAMAAAGAAEGVYDLGGLSVTVTDGTARLTESGVIAGSTLTMDSAFRRMVLECDSSVVEASAAASTTGARLMGLDDRGRLARGAYADMCELDGDLRLVRVWRNGALIRG
- a CDS encoding fibronectin type III domain-containing protein, producing MATAFALNTKALGARPSPRPRSRRLGRLLLGSALIAALAAPGFSSQALASDSTTGELVGTSPDINMFLGTTRVEVGARPNGSFGSDVDAPEPPYYPRSDKSDPILGFRGNPDDCDWSDPDCITQGDFFTPGTPYENWAIQVGGASALYNNDSGTSVAGEFTSVSPSTPSSVWESSSPVDGAVDVRFDYSLPTSSWLVDASVTLTNSSSSTVNDIYFSRGVDPDNCKAETRTTPPPPLCTDRDGVLVTDTYDTLNTVEANGSSGGVALVTATQTDDTYLGLRLASPTAKAYVKDGGFATSGSLEDIYGGADPDYTNTVGQPATYDDVAVYIVDVIPSLDPGESETLYFQYVLKDGAPLPPGAPTSVTATAGDREADVSWTAPGSSGGSPITGYTATASPGGATCTTSGATSCTVTGLDYGTSYTFTVTAENAEGTGSPSEPSNSVTTDNGPALTPAFGTPTSTADGFTVQVSNYDGDFTWGVSASSGSVSIDGSGLVTVTGLDPGESSTVTVTTDRTGYDSGTADVEGTASSASGKKKQRPTHGCVINPAKIPVSGTRKLAKSGCETNADQPPGVKVVAKKRGVQAADWSPPEQFTKPELYCKVRGKKAKATSNAGYGKGFRYCKKGKLMMRTFGDWKKITITWKAPATDTYTKYKHTSRYRR
- the hpt gene encoding hypoxanthine phosphoribosyltransferase, which produces MDVADMGEDLDRVLIDAEALSSRIAELGQQIGRDYEGRDLLMVGVLKGAVMVMADLARAIPMSVEMDFMAVAAYGYGSSHSGVVRIIKDLDRDIGGRDVLIVEDILDSGLTLSWLMRNLLSRRPASLEVCALVRKPEALEVTVDLKYVGFDVPNEFVVGYGLDFAEKYRNLRVIGTLAPHVYK